The following proteins come from a genomic window of Paenibacillus sp. CAA11:
- a CDS encoding GntR family transcriptional regulator, whose protein sequence is MQQKMSRDAGKLSEQMKEHILQIIQEDGLKPHDPLPSEGELAERFGVSRMTSKMALQALQKEGIVYRIPRRGTFLAEQAEMHFASGNFSTNHRTKSRYIALIVPGIDEFVGRMIKEIEHAGRSKGLSFIIKVADHFNEESALLEELSVRRDISAILLFPVDRTICGESLLKLKLNRYPIIILDREFHEVEFDGVSHDHYEGAYKATEYLLDQGHEGIGFITEEINKATSREQRYQGYLDACISRQARIGENRILHLGSRSAEEMRGEDTEQKMKAWLKERHDITAVFCMNDDLALRMLKAAQQLGLSVPEDLSIVGFSGHRMLEYAPIQLTTVQQPMKPFGEAAVQLLCDRLANPEQAPRNIKVPTELARRDSVAHKGSYK, encoded by the coding sequence ATGCAGCAGAAAATGAGCAGGGATGCCGGAAAGCTATCTGAGCAAATGAAGGAGCATATCCTTCAAATTATACAAGAGGACGGGCTTAAGCCGCATGATCCGCTTCCCTCTGAAGGAGAACTGGCGGAGAGGTTTGGCGTAAGCCGCATGACAAGCAAGATGGCGCTTCAGGCTCTGCAGAAGGAAGGCATTGTCTACCGGATTCCGCGGCGGGGAACCTTTTTGGCAGAACAAGCAGAAATGCATTTTGCTTCGGGCAACTTTTCGACTAATCACAGAACGAAATCGCGATATATCGCTTTAATCGTACCTGGGATTGATGAGTTTGTTGGCAGGATGATAAAGGAAATCGAGCATGCCGGCAGATCCAAGGGACTTAGCTTTATTATCAAGGTGGCTGATCATTTTAATGAGGAGAGTGCTTTGCTTGAGGAGTTGTCAGTACGCAGAGATATCTCGGCCATCCTGCTGTTTCCTGTGGACCGGACGATCTGCGGCGAATCGCTGTTAAAATTAAAGCTGAATCGGTATCCCATTATTATTTTGGATCGTGAGTTTCATGAAGTGGAATTTGATGGTGTGAGTCACGATCACTATGAGGGAGCTTATAAAGCTACTGAATATTTGCTCGATCAAGGTCATGAAGGGATTGGATTTATTACCGAGGAGATCAACAAGGCTACAAGCCGGGAACAGCGTTATCAAGGATACCTTGATGCCTGCATTAGCCGTCAGGCAAGAATAGGGGAGAACCGTATTCTCCATTTAGGGTCTCGTTCAGCCGAGGAGATGCGCGGGGAGGATACAGAGCAGAAGATGAAGGCTTGGCTGAAAGAACGTCATGATATTACCGCTGTCTTCTGTATGAACGATGATCTTGCACTGAGGATGCTTAAGGCGGCTCAGCAGCTTGGGCTCAGTGTGCCTGAGGATTTGTCTATTGTAGGATTTTCCGGCCATCGTATGCTCGAATATGCCCCCATTCAGCTAACAACGGTTCAACAGCCGATGAAGCCATTTGGAGAAGCTGCCGTGCAGCTGCTGTGTGACAGGCTTGCCAATCCCGAGCAAGCTCCCCGGAATATCAAAGTTCCTACCGAACTTGCAAGGCGGGATTCCGTGGCTCACAAAGGCTCCTACAAATAA
- a CDS encoding alpha-mannosidase: MKSWKLDIEERIYSPIAELQVEAWVTSEPVLYVNRKAGRRVELKPGERWGELWDCAWFHFQGEIPQEAKGQPVVLLIDMNGEVCLVDREGTPFQGLTNVNSEFERPLGLPGKRVVHITSCSAGGERIDMWGDAGCNDLFGYYRSGTLKEAVIAVCNEEMHQLYYDVEVLLELAEKLPETSSRRAQVLQALYDASLLTSDFTEEEMVKARSLLAEQLSKQNGDVSLTVSAVGHAHLDLAWLWPLRETIRKGARTFSTALRMMERYPDYIFGASQPQLYQWIKDNYPKLYKQIKDRIAEGRWEIQGAMWVEPDSNISGGEALVRQILYGQRFYQEEFGKTVDTLWVPDIFGYSAALPQILLKSGLKYMVTQKLSWNEHNDYPHHTFFWEGIDGSRILTHLPPEDTYNSPAAPRSLLRIEEEYLDKNVSDRALMLFGIGDGGGGPGEEHLERLKREQNLLGLPKVVQETSADFLKKLSEQQHRYQTWRGELYLEKHQGTLTSQARNKRYNRKMEKALRELEFAAVLAKHLCGLDYPGEELEGLWKETLLYQFHDILPGSSIKRVYDESITRYESMLEKAEQLINQCYTVLATAAGGEWAVFNSLPWERKEWIKVSGKWAHIQAPAMGVVRCQLNAAAGNIGASLMAEQNCLQNELLYVQFGDSGSIVSIRDKRENRELLLPGRNGNELILFQDEGGDAWDFRDDYRLRASNVLKPSRSRAYLDGPTAVMEQTYEFGSSALVQQIVLTEDSARLDFITRVDWHEKNKMLRAAFPLDVRCDYSSAEIQFGHIRRPVNRNTSWEAAKDEICAHQWIDLSEAGYGVALLNDCKYGFRASGSELEINLLRSSTYPDPEADQAMHEFVYSLLPHKGDAAAARVYRAGYELNVPLRMIQAEAGLKNTLITPCLGQGFSSFVLDHDQVMIEAVKQAEDDEGVIIRLYEAAGGKANTRLRISLPFRTVEAVNLVEEPVLEPQNVVDDEVLLTFEPFEMKTLKIQF, encoded by the coding sequence TTGAAGAGCTGGAAACTTGATATTGAAGAACGAATTTACAGTCCTATCGCTGAGCTGCAGGTAGAGGCTTGGGTTACTTCTGAACCTGTGTTATATGTTAACCGGAAAGCGGGAAGGAGAGTGGAGCTTAAGCCTGGTGAGCGCTGGGGCGAGCTGTGGGATTGCGCGTGGTTTCATTTCCAGGGGGAGATCCCGCAGGAAGCCAAGGGTCAGCCTGTTGTTCTGCTCATAGATATGAATGGGGAAGTATGTCTCGTTGACCGTGAAGGAACACCGTTTCAAGGGCTGACTAACGTGAATTCCGAGTTTGAACGGCCTCTTGGATTGCCAGGGAAGCGTGTCGTACATATCACCTCCTGCTCAGCTGGCGGGGAAAGGATTGATATGTGGGGCGACGCCGGGTGTAACGATTTGTTCGGATATTATCGCAGCGGAACGCTGAAGGAAGCTGTAATTGCGGTGTGTAATGAGGAGATGCACCAGCTGTATTATGATGTGGAAGTCCTCCTTGAACTGGCGGAGAAGCTGCCGGAAACCAGCTCCAGACGAGCACAGGTGCTGCAGGCGCTCTATGATGCTTCCCTGCTGACGAGCGACTTCACCGAGGAGGAGATGGTTAAAGCTCGTTCTCTTCTGGCAGAACAGCTCTCCAAGCAGAACGGTGATGTCAGCTTGACCGTAAGTGCAGTCGGACACGCGCATCTGGATTTGGCTTGGCTGTGGCCGCTGCGGGAGACGATTCGAAAAGGAGCCCGCACCTTCTCCACCGCGCTGCGCATGATGGAGCGTTACCCTGACTATATTTTTGGCGCTAGTCAGCCCCAGCTCTATCAATGGATCAAGGACAATTATCCTAAGCTATATAAGCAGATTAAGGATAGAATAGCTGAAGGACGTTGGGAGATTCAAGGTGCGATGTGGGTGGAGCCGGATTCCAATATCTCCGGAGGCGAGGCGCTGGTCAGACAGATCTTATACGGGCAGCGGTTTTACCAGGAGGAATTCGGAAAGACCGTAGATACGCTTTGGGTACCGGATATCTTTGGGTACAGCGCCGCCTTGCCGCAGATCTTACTTAAGTCAGGGCTTAAGTATATGGTGACCCAGAAGCTGTCTTGGAATGAGCATAATGATTATCCGCATCATACGTTCTTCTGGGAAGGGATTGACGGAAGCCGGATTCTTACGCATTTGCCGCCGGAAGATACTTATAACTCACCTGCTGCTCCACGTTCGCTGCTTAGGATCGAGGAAGAATATTTGGATAAGAACGTATCCGATCGTGCTCTGATGCTCTTTGGAATTGGAGACGGAGGCGGCGGACCAGGAGAAGAGCATCTGGAGCGTCTGAAGCGAGAGCAAAATCTGCTCGGCCTGCCTAAGGTTGTGCAGGAGACTTCTGCCGATTTCCTCAAGAAGCTGAGTGAGCAGCAGCACCGCTATCAGACATGGCGGGGTGAGCTGTACCTGGAGAAGCACCAGGGAACTCTAACCTCACAAGCGAGGAACAAAAGATATAACCGCAAAATGGAGAAGGCTCTGCGCGAGCTGGAATTTGCGGCGGTGCTCGCCAAGCATCTATGCGGTCTTGATTACCCTGGTGAAGAATTAGAGGGGCTCTGGAAGGAGACGCTCCTGTATCAATTTCATGATATCCTTCCCGGTTCGTCTATTAAGCGTGTCTATGATGAGTCGATTACCAGGTACGAGTCGATGCTGGAGAAGGCAGAGCAGCTAATTAATCAGTGCTATACAGTGCTAGCGACTGCTGCTGGCGGGGAGTGGGCCGTCTTTAATTCCTTGCCTTGGGAGCGAAAGGAGTGGATCAAAGTCTCGGGGAAATGGGCTCATATCCAGGCTCCCGCTATGGGCGTTGTCAGATGCCAGCTGAATGCTGCTGCCGGGAACATTGGAGCGAGTTTAATGGCAGAGCAGAACTGCCTCCAGAATGAACTTCTATACGTCCAGTTTGGAGATTCAGGTTCTATAGTCTCCATTAGGGATAAGCGGGAGAACCGTGAGCTGCTTCTCCCTGGAAGGAACGGTAACGAACTGATTCTGTTCCAGGATGAGGGTGGGGATGCCTGGGATTTCCGGGACGATTACCGGCTGAGGGCGTCCAACGTGCTGAAGCCCAGTCGTTCCCGCGCCTATCTGGATGGGCCAACAGCTGTTATGGAACAGACCTATGAGTTTGGCTCTTCCGCTTTGGTGCAGCAGATTGTTCTTACTGAAGACAGTGCCCGGCTTGATTTTATAACAAGGGTAGATTGGCATGAGAAAAATAAAATGCTGCGGGCAGCCTTCCCGCTGGATGTGCGCTGCGACTATTCGTCAGCCGAAATTCAGTTCGGCCATATCCGCCGCCCGGTGAATCGGAATACCTCCTGGGAGGCGGCCAAGGATGAAATATGCGCCCATCAATGGATTGACCTGTCCGAGGCTGGGTATGGAGTAGCCTTGTTAAATGATTGCAAATATGGTTTCCGCGCAAGCGGCAGCGAACTGGAGATTAACCTGCTGCGAAGCTCGACGTACCCTGACCCCGAAGCAGATCAGGCCATGCATGAATTTGTATATTCTCTGCTTCCGCATAAGGGTGATGCTGCAGCGGCTCGTGTCTATCGGGCCGGCTATGAGCTGAATGTTCCGCTTAGAATGATTCAGGCTGAGGCCGGACTTAAGAATACCTTGATTACGCCATGCTTAGGACAAGGCTTCTCCAGCTTTGTGCTGGACCATGACCAAGTGATGATTGAAGCGGTGAAGCAGGCAGAGGACGATGAGGGAGTCATCATTCGGCTATATGAAGCAGCAGGAGGCAAAGCAAACACTAGACTTAGAATCTCACTTCCATTCCGCACAGTGGAAGCTGTTAATCTCGTGGAAGAACCTGTACTTGAGCCGCAAAATGTTGTGGATGATGAGGTGCTGCTGACCTTTGAGCCCTTTGAGATGAAGACGCTGAAAATTCAATTTTAA
- a CDS encoding Gfo/Idh/MocA family protein produces the protein MKNRTKLRWGILGCANIAESSIMPAIRDSSSGMIEAVASRELGKSQRLAKKFRVGKAYSSYEELLSDPAVDAVYVPLPNHLHKEWVILAAKAGKHILCEKPMALHASEAAEMVEAASKAGVVLAEAFMYRHHPLMWEIKERIMSGDLGSLRVIRGVFTCNSAEDVSNIRFRREYGGGVLYDLGGYPLSAARFFTGAEPQAVTVHAQYSHEHDGVEMTAAGLLEFPGGVSCCFDVSLWAEERRCLEIVGSKGRIEIPFAFSGKAQSGYRWIRNGVELVFEEEHHNSYLLQIEDFGASVLQGRSPKFSALDAVNNAMLLEACHTAAEQQQRVVMPVQGKGLG, from the coding sequence GTGAAGAACCGGACAAAGCTTCGATGGGGAATTCTCGGCTGCGCAAATATTGCTGAAAGCTCAATCATGCCAGCGATTCGGGATTCCAGCAGCGGCATGATTGAGGCGGTTGCCAGCCGAGAGCTTGGCAAGAGTCAGCGGCTTGCCAAGAAGTTTAGAGTCGGCAAGGCTTATAGCAGCTACGAGGAGCTCTTGTCAGATCCAGCCGTAGATGCCGTATATGTGCCTTTGCCTAACCATCTGCACAAGGAATGGGTTATCCTTGCAGCGAAGGCCGGCAAGCATATTCTCTGCGAGAAGCCGATGGCACTTCATGCCTCTGAAGCTGCAGAAATGGTTGAAGCTGCCTCAAAGGCTGGAGTTGTGTTGGCCGAAGCGTTCATGTACCGTCATCACCCGCTGATGTGGGAGATTAAAGAGCGTATCATGTCAGGGGATCTCGGCAGCCTTCGCGTGATTCGTGGAGTTTTTACCTGCAATAGTGCTGAGGATGTGAGCAATATCCGCTTCCGCAGAGAATATGGGGGTGGTGTGCTGTATGATCTGGGAGGATATCCGCTCAGCGCGGCACGTTTCTTCACTGGAGCAGAGCCGCAGGCTGTTACTGTGCATGCTCAGTACTCTCATGAGCATGACGGAGTGGAGATGACGGCGGCTGGACTGCTGGAATTTCCAGGTGGGGTATCCTGCTGCTTTGATGTAAGCTTGTGGGCGGAAGAACGCCGCTGCCTTGAAATTGTAGGAAGCAAGGGGAGGATCGAAATTCCCTTTGCCTTTTCCGGGAAAGCCCAGTCTGGCTACCGCTGGATTCGAAATGGAGTAGAGCTTGTCTTTGAAGAAGAGCATCATAACTCTTATCTCCTTCAAATCGAGGATTTTGGGGCAAGTGTGCTGCAGGGAAGAAGTCCCAAATTCTCAGCTTTGGACGCTGTAAATAATGCCATGCTGCTGGAGGCTTGTCATACGGCTGCGGAACAACAGCAGCGTGTCGTTATGCCTGTCCAAGGGAAGGGACTTGGTTAG
- a CDS encoding lactonase family protein, with product MSKDQKLLLFIGSYAEAENSGVYVYEMNEETGSLTRRDEVSGLKNPTFLNVDTAERRLYSIGESALESGGKAAEAVAFSIDGTSGKLTELNREVNLDATTCHINRDSSNQVLIVSSYHGGKVGLVQLEKDGRVGKLLDEKQHEGRGAHPERQDRPHVHSAFFSPDERFLFVNDLGLDIVRAYTVDLEQGKLHFHADIKTEPGAGPRHLAFHPSGNYVYVMNEVNSTIASFRYEAATGHMEAVQVVSTLPDDFEGENTTAEIAVSQDGRFVYGSNRGHDSLVVYAVDDKTGELTLVERISSEGAHPRHFALSPNGNHLIAANRDTNNLVTFKVDKESGRLKFTGVSEEVSKPVCVKPVYM from the coding sequence TTGTCTAAAGATCAGAAGTTGCTTCTCTTCATCGGATCTTACGCAGAAGCGGAGAATTCCGGTGTTTATGTCTATGAAATGAATGAGGAGACGGGCTCCTTAACAAGACGGGATGAAGTATCCGGTCTGAAGAACCCAACTTTTCTAAATGTGGATACAGCTGAGCGTAGACTATACTCTATTGGTGAAAGCGCTTTGGAGTCTGGCGGGAAGGCAGCCGAGGCCGTAGCGTTCTCTATTGATGGGACAAGCGGCAAGCTGACTGAGCTGAACCGGGAAGTGAACCTGGATGCGACCACCTGCCATATTAACCGCGATTCCAGCAATCAGGTTCTTATCGTGTCCAGCTATCATGGAGGTAAGGTAGGCCTGGTTCAGCTTGAGAAAGACGGACGGGTTGGTAAGCTTCTGGATGAGAAGCAACATGAGGGACGCGGAGCACATCCGGAGCGCCAGGACCGTCCTCACGTCCACTCTGCCTTCTTCAGCCCGGATGAGCGCTTCTTGTTCGTCAATGATCTGGGTCTGGACATCGTTCGTGCCTATACCGTTGATCTGGAGCAGGGCAAGCTTCATTTCCATGCCGACATCAAGACAGAGCCAGGTGCAGGACCAAGACATCTTGCATTTCATCCAAGTGGGAACTATGTATACGTTATGAATGAAGTGAACTCCACGATCGCTTCCTTCCGTTATGAAGCAGCAACCGGTCATATGGAAGCTGTGCAAGTGGTCAGCACTTTGCCTGATGACTTTGAGGGCGAGAACACCACAGCTGAGATCGCCGTGTCTCAGGACGGCCGGTTTGTATATGGCTCAAATCGTGGCCACGACAGCCTGGTTGTTTACGCGGTAGATGACAAGACGGGTGAGCTTACATTGGTTGAGCGCATCTCTTCTGAGGGTGCCCATCCAAGACATTTTGCCTTGTCGCCAAACGGAAATCACCTCATTGCAGCCAACCGGGATACCAATAACCTGGTGACCTTTAAGGTTGACAAGGAAAGCGGACGACTGAAATTCACTGGAGTTTCAGAAGAAGTATCCAAGCCGGTATGCGTTAAGCCAGTGTACATGTAA
- the ltrA gene encoding group II intron reverse transcriptase/maturase encodes MKAEYRKGYLQRDSVEREEHAGVRSAGTRERKERGGATDLLEQILDRDNLNRAYKQVKRNHGAPGIDGMTVEDALPWLQEHRDELLQKIREGRYKPSPVRRKEIPKADGSRVRKLGIPTVVDRVIQQAVAQQLQPLFEPLFSEGSYGYRPGRSAQQAIRKVKDYAEQGYGYAVEIDLSKYFDTLNHELLMHLLRKQIQDRRVTELIKRYLKSGVMENGVHCKTEEGSPQGGPLSPLLANIYLNEFDQEMKGRGVNVIRYADDIVVLAKSKRAAVRLLESCGKYLETKLRLQINTQKSKVGSVVARKHFKFLGFALGKNKNGMYIRAHGQSLAKAKKKLKELTSRSQGRNVRQVMEKVKVYIRGWIGYYYVADMKRILQSWSEWLRRRLRMYIWKQWKKPRTKVQNLRKLGIPEWQAYQWGNSRLGYWRIAGSPVLSRSITNKKLVQAGYYDFPAQYERLRKLHLCG; translated from the coding sequence ATGAAAGCAGAATACCGAAAGGGCTACCTGCAAAGGGATAGCGTGGAACGCGAAGAGCATGCGGGAGTGCGGAGCGCCGGCACTCGGGAACGTAAAGAAAGAGGCGGTGCAACAGACCTGCTGGAGCAGATTCTGGACAGAGACAATTTGAACAGAGCCTACAAACAGGTCAAACGCAACCATGGAGCGCCAGGAATCGACGGAATGACCGTAGAAGACGCGCTACCCTGGCTGCAGGAACATAGAGACGAGCTGTTGCAAAAGATCCGGGAAGGCAGATACAAGCCCAGCCCAGTACGGCGCAAGGAAATTCCCAAAGCAGATGGAAGCAGAGTACGGAAGCTTGGCATACCCACGGTCGTAGACCGAGTGATTCAGCAGGCAGTCGCCCAGCAGCTCCAGCCCCTGTTCGAGCCGCTCTTCTCGGAGGGAAGCTATGGCTACCGCCCCGGTCGGAGCGCACAACAGGCCATTCGCAAGGTGAAAGACTATGCAGAACAGGGATACGGCTACGCAGTAGAAATCGACCTCTCCAAATACTTCGACACGCTGAATCATGAGCTGCTTATGCATCTTTTGCGCAAACAAATTCAGGACAGACGCGTAACCGAACTGATTAAGAGATACCTGAAAAGTGGGGTTATGGAGAACGGGGTGCACTGCAAAACAGAAGAAGGCTCCCCTCAGGGAGGCCCCCTGTCGCCGCTTCTGGCGAACATCTACCTGAACGAATTTGACCAAGAGATGAAAGGCCGCGGAGTGAACGTCATCCGCTATGCGGACGATATTGTGGTGCTTGCCAAAAGCAAACGGGCAGCGGTGCGGCTACTGGAATCCTGCGGAAAGTACCTGGAGACCAAACTGAGACTCCAGATCAATACGCAGAAAAGTAAGGTCGGTAGCGTAGTGGCTCGAAAGCACTTCAAATTTCTCGGCTTTGCCCTGGGAAAGAACAAGAACGGCATGTATATCCGTGCCCATGGACAATCCCTCGCAAAAGCGAAGAAGAAGTTGAAAGAACTCACAAGTCGCAGCCAGGGCAGAAATGTTCGCCAAGTCATGGAAAAGGTAAAAGTCTACATTCGGGGATGGATTGGTTACTACTATGTGGCCGACATGAAACGGATCCTGCAAAGCTGGAGCGAATGGTTGCGAAGACGACTGCGGATGTACATCTGGAAACAGTGGAAAAAGCCGCGAACAAAAGTACAAAACCTGCGGAAGCTGGGGATACCGGAATGGCAGGCTTACCAGTGGGGCAATTCCCGTCTCGGGTACTGGCGCATCGCCGGAAGTCCAGTGTTGTCTCGTTCCATAACAAACAAAAAGCTCGTACAGGCAGGATATTATGACTTTCCTGCGCAATACGAGCGTTTACGTAAATTGCACTTATGCGGTTGA
- a CDS encoding bifunctional 3-deoxy-7-phosphoheptulonate synthase/chorismate mutase yields the protein MSTSLEQLRAQLDELNENLLRLLNERAQVVRAIGEIKEKQGVPRFDPVREKAMLDELVKQNPGPFSDTEIKHLFKEIFKASLNLQEEDHKQQLLVSRKKQADNTIIDVNGTLIGGNTQVMIAGPCSVESYEQLRTVAAALKAAGIRVMRGGAFKPRTSPYDFQGLGIDGLKMLKEVADEFGLSTISEIVHPAHIELAGDYIDIIQIGARNMQNFELLKEAGNAKVPVLLKRGIAATLEEFVHAAEYIAVSGNTRLMLIERGIRTYEKWTRNTLDISAVPLLKQETHLPVLVDITHSTGRKDILLPCAKAALAAGADGVMVEVHPEPQTALSDAAQQLNIPQFNELWDGILASGLFHGQA from the coding sequence ATGTCTACATCACTGGAACAGCTGAGAGCCCAGCTGGATGAATTGAACGAAAACCTGCTTCGTCTCTTGAATGAACGGGCGCAAGTTGTAAGAGCCATAGGGGAAATCAAGGAAAAGCAAGGCGTTCCAAGATTCGACCCTGTTCGTGAGAAAGCAATGCTCGATGAATTGGTCAAACAAAATCCAGGACCGTTTTCAGATACGGAAATCAAGCACCTGTTCAAGGAAATTTTCAAAGCTTCTCTTAATCTTCAGGAGGAAGATCACAAACAGCAGCTTCTGGTCAGCCGTAAGAAACAGGCGGATAATACCATTATTGATGTAAATGGAACCCTGATTGGCGGGAACACGCAGGTTATGATTGCCGGTCCTTGTTCGGTCGAGTCCTATGAACAGCTTCGTACAGTAGCCGCAGCACTCAAGGCGGCCGGGATTCGCGTGATGCGCGGCGGAGCCTTCAAGCCGAGAACATCACCTTACGACTTCCAGGGGCTGGGGATTGACGGGCTGAAGATGCTTAAAGAGGTGGCGGACGAATTCGGCCTCTCAACCATCAGTGAAATTGTACATCCCGCTCATATTGAGCTCGCCGGGGATTATATCGACATCATCCAAATCGGTGCCCGCAATATGCAAAATTTTGAACTGCTCAAGGAAGCGGGCAATGCAAAGGTTCCCGTGCTGCTGAAGCGCGGAATTGCAGCAACGCTTGAAGAGTTCGTACATGCGGCAGAATATATCGCTGTTAGCGGCAATACTCGCCTCATGCTGATTGAACGCGGAATACGCACCTACGAGAAATGGACACGCAATACGCTCGATATTTCCGCTGTTCCGCTGCTGAAGCAGGAGACACATCTGCCGGTGCTCGTGGATATCACTCACTCCACCGGGCGCAAAGATATTCTGCTGCCTTGCGCCAAGGCCGCGCTTGCAGCTGGAGCCGACGGCGTGATGGTCGAGGTTCATCCGGAGCCGCAGACCGCATTATCCGATGCAGCCCAACAGCTGAATATCCCACAATTTAACGAATTATGGGACGGGATTCTGGCATCAGGATTGTTCCACGGACAGGCTTAA
- a CDS encoding PPK2 family polyphosphate kinase → MDLEKYKVHSSPFTLRTADPSDTGHFHVKDDAEEKIKSLKERLSDLQNILFADKRHALLVILQGMDTSGKDGTIKHLFAGINPQGFHVYSFKKPTEEERSRDFLWRVHQQVPAKGYITAFNRSHYEDVLVPQVHGTLSDEELKQRLQQIRHFEELLAAEGTRIVKLFLHISKDKQREKIRERLEQPKKFWKFDPADLAEREYWDAYQSAYEHTLTATSSEHAPWYWIPAHHKWYRDYVVLQILVHELESLKLKYPELKAAPEEISRYLDQLK, encoded by the coding sequence GTGGATCTCGAAAAATATAAAGTTCACAGCTCGCCATTCACACTGCGGACAGCCGATCCTTCGGATACGGGACACTTCCATGTCAAAGACGATGCAGAAGAAAAAATAAAGAGCCTTAAGGAAAGACTGTCCGATCTTCAAAATATTCTGTTCGCGGACAAACGCCATGCCCTGCTTGTGATTCTGCAAGGGATGGACACCAGCGGCAAGGACGGAACCATCAAGCATCTGTTTGCCGGCATCAACCCTCAAGGATTTCATGTGTACAGCTTTAAGAAGCCTACAGAGGAAGAGAGAAGCCGGGACTTCCTGTGGCGAGTACACCAGCAGGTACCGGCCAAAGGATACATCACGGCATTCAACCGATCACATTATGAGGATGTCCTCGTCCCTCAAGTCCACGGTACGCTTTCCGATGAAGAGCTCAAGCAAAGATTACAGCAAATCAGGCATTTCGAAGAGCTGCTAGCGGCTGAAGGTACTCGGATTGTTAAGCTGTTTCTGCATATCTCCAAAGACAAGCAGCGCGAGAAAATCCGTGAACGGCTTGAACAGCCTAAGAAATTCTGGAAGTTTGACCCTGCTGATTTAGCAGAACGGGAATATTGGGACGCTTATCAAAGTGCATACGAGCATACTTTAACAGCTACCAGTTCAGAGCATGCTCCCTGGTACTGGATTCCCGCACACCATAAATGGTATCGGGATTATGTGGTGCTGCAGATTCTTGTCCACGAGCTGGAAAGCCTGAAGTTGAAATACCCCGAGCTAAAAGCTGCGCCAGAAGAGATATCCCGGTATTTAGACCAGCTGAAATGA
- a CDS encoding AI-2E family transporter — protein MTFKEFFHLPGIRRFVALLTAIAVLYIFRSMLNLILITFILTYLVNRLHGFIVKRTGRFVKLSSPLVVILIYVALISLLVISAYRYLPLFVAELSDLVNQVISFYNKPPELPDNEIVNYLMESLKDIDLAAYIDSAFDFLLHTATDIGEWSFNLFVALILSLFFLLEKEKVTHFTANFRKSKAAYIFTELEYFGKKFVLSFGKVMEVQFLISLVNSILSAFFLWILGFPNLFALGIMIFLLGLVPVLGVFVSLIPLCAIAFKIGGVMKIVYVLIMIVVLHAIEAYILNPKFMSNKTHLPIFYTFMILMVGEHFFGVWGLIVGVPVFMFFLDLLEVPISTTGAPKLPKPPKLKKSKLPPNQNQ, from the coding sequence ATGACCTTTAAAGAGTTTTTTCATCTTCCGGGAATTCGGCGATTTGTCGCCTTACTCACCGCGATCGCTGTGCTTTACATTTTCCGAAGCATGCTGAACCTGATTTTGATCACGTTTATATTGACTTATCTTGTGAATCGGTTGCATGGGTTTATTGTGAAGAGGACGGGCAGATTTGTGAAGCTGAGCAGTCCATTGGTTGTCATATTGATTTATGTGGCACTCATATCGCTCTTAGTTATAAGTGCCTATAGGTACCTACCTTTGTTTGTCGCTGAACTGAGTGATTTGGTCAATCAGGTGATATCCTTCTACAATAAGCCGCCGGAGCTGCCGGATAATGAAATTGTCAATTATTTAATGGAATCGCTGAAGGATATTGATCTGGCTGCGTACATTGACAGTGCATTTGATTTTCTGCTGCACACGGCAACCGACATTGGTGAATGGAGCTTTAATCTGTTTGTGGCGCTTATACTGAGCTTATTCTTCTTGCTGGAGAAAGAGAAGGTAACCCACTTTACAGCGAATTTCCGGAAGAGCAAGGCCGCGTACATCTTTACGGAGCTTGAGTATTTCGGCAAGAAATTCGTCTTGTCCTTCGGAAAGGTGATGGAGGTACAGTTCCTGATCTCCTTGGTCAATTCTATACTGTCTGCTTTCTTCTTATGGATTCTTGGGTTCCCGAATCTGTTTGCTTTAGGGATCATGATCTTCCTGCTTGGGCTTGTTCCTGTTCTTGGCGTGTTCGTATCTTTAATTCCATTATGTGCGATTGCCTTTAAAATTGGCGGTGTCATGAAGATCGTCTACGTTCTGATCATGATCGTAGTGCTGCATGCCATTGAAGCTTATATTCTGAATCCGAAGTTTATGTCCAATAAGACGCATCTGCCTATTTTCTACACATTTATGATCTTGATGGTGGGCGAGCATTTCTTCGGAGTATGGGGATTGATTGTCGGGGTTCCGGTATTCATGTTCTTTCTGGATCTGCTGGAGGTTCCGATTTCAACAACGGGGGCTCCCAAGCTGCCAAAGCCTCCTAAACTGAAAAAGAGCAAGCTTCCTCCAAATCAAAATCAATAA